From Caballeronia insecticola, a single genomic window includes:
- a CDS encoding MOSC domain-containing protein: protein MPVINELFVYPIKSCAGISLPRATLLETGLAYDRHWMVTNPAGRMFTQRTEPRMALIRTAFHGDDLVLDAPGMPTLRTPLQLDALDNAQPLRATVWRDTVDALDTGEHTARWFGEFLGTPARLVRFARQARRTVDEKWTAPLVTHTRFADGFPLLVVSQASLDDLNARLSTTGAPGIPANRFRPNLVIGGLDAYEEDYVGEMRIAVPGQDVQLRLVKLCTRCPMPTIDQATGAPDPAFPHEPLDTMSGYRASAQFDGALTFGKNAVVVQGEGASLEVGLDVEAELEF, encoded by the coding sequence ATGCCCGTCATCAACGAACTCTTCGTGTATCCGATCAAGTCCTGCGCGGGCATCTCTCTGCCGCGCGCGACGCTTCTCGAAACCGGCCTCGCATATGACCGTCACTGGATGGTCACCAATCCCGCGGGCCGCATGTTCACGCAGCGCACGGAGCCGCGCATGGCGCTGATCCGCACCGCGTTCCACGGCGACGATCTCGTTCTCGATGCACCCGGCATGCCGACGCTGCGCACGCCCTTGCAGCTCGACGCGCTCGACAATGCACAGCCGCTGCGCGCGACCGTGTGGCGCGATACCGTCGATGCCCTCGACACGGGCGAGCACACCGCGCGCTGGTTCGGCGAGTTCCTGGGCACGCCCGCGCGTCTTGTGCGCTTTGCCCGCCAGGCGCGCCGCACGGTCGATGAAAAATGGACCGCGCCGCTCGTCACGCACACCCGTTTCGCCGATGGTTTTCCGCTGCTGGTGGTGAGTCAGGCATCGCTCGACGATCTCAACGCGCGCTTGTCGACGACAGGCGCGCCGGGCATTCCGGCGAATCGCTTCCGGCCGAATCTCGTGATCGGCGGGCTCGATGCCTACGAAGAGGATTATGTCGGCGAGATGCGCATTGCCGTGCCGGGACAGGACGTGCAATTGCGCCTCGTGAAGCTGTGCACGCGCTGCCCGATGCCGACTATCGATCAGGCTACCGGCGCGCCCGATCCGGCTTTCCCGCACGAACCGCTCGACACCATGAGCGGCTATCGCGCGAGCGCCCAGTTCGATGGCGCGCTGACCTTCGGCAAGAATGCGGTGGTCGTGCAAGGCGAGGGCGCGTCGCTTGAAGTCGGCCTCGACGTGGAAGCCGAACTCGAGTTCTGA